ATCCACAGCATGGTTGAACAATGGAGTATCATTGAACCTTTGAATTATGAGGTTCAGAAGGAATCAGAACCTATTAATGTTCAtgatctgtgttttcatttaatgaaTCTGTTAactgttacaaaaaaaaacgaTATAACTGTTAGCCAGTTAGGATCTACCTGAAACGTCACCAGATTTATCTTTAGAAGCTTTAAgatgttatatatttttcttattttcagcaAATCAGATGAAAAGCACAAACTtaacaataaatgaatgttCCTTCATTGCAATGAATATGAGCACTGTGGTTTAGTTTGAATCCCACAAatgctgtcctgctgctgtaaatacccaccagagcaccaaatgtgtattcatcCTCCACTGAAATAGTCCCCACTGAATGCACAACTTGGCACAACTTTTTTGAATAACGTAAGCTAAAATCTACAGTGGCCAGCTGttttgtggcaaaaaaaaaaaaaaaagcttatatTTGTGATGTGTTCTTCAAGAGCTTTGTCTTCAGTGGTAACAAATGAGAGGCACAGACAGGCTGGTGAAGTTAGATAATATTAAGGGCCACAAAAGTTTCGTCTTCACTTTTAGATTTACCTTCaataacagaaatatataataGTACCAATCTGAAATATTAATCATGTCAGGATTCAGCCCCCTTTCAAGTTCCCAGTTTTATATTTTGGGTAAAAAAATGCTCCACTTTGACTGTTTCCTGTGCAGGATTCAATGTACAACCAACCGCTCTCTATTCCAATGGCTGGACTGGCTCTGAAAACAAGAGTATTTGCTGCTGTGAAAGCCACAAACCTTGACAAACGGTaccattattatgattatttatcATTGAATACCAGTTTTCTCCTAATATTCCGATGTCATAATCTTTTCAGAAATATTATTCATATAATAGACATTTTTTCCATTAGAGCAACGACTTCAGTGAAGCAGAGATGATATTTTGTCTCAATCACAGGATCTTTCCCACCatcatttttaaagattaaatCTTTTTTCTATGGTATACCTACATTCATTATGCCATTATGTTATTACTCAATGTGAAGGCGCcagtctgcagcagagaaatcCCCTATCTGTTCTTTCCCATGTGCAGTTAGATCTCTATCCTCCATCCCATCTCATAGTTTTGTCCCTCTGCAGGTGGAACATTTTGATGGACTACTGTTACACAACCCCCTCAGGGAACCCTAATGATGAACTCCGCTATGACCTTTTCTTTGGGTAatcttgctttttcttttttcctcaagATGATGACTAGATAAACTACAAAAGGGAGCCATTACCTATTCAGGCTGTCCAAACGGCTTATCCCCATGAATGCTACTTTTTCTTCTCAATGAGTGTTTAAGCACATATCTAGACATCAAATCtgtcattttcagtgtgtgcatgtacacatgTGTGTTGCACTCTTTTGACACAGCTGCTACAAAGACTCACAGACGACAGTTTTCGAGAACGGGAATAGTCAGATGGGACGTTTTTCCTTCGAGGTTTTTCGTTTCGTTAAACACAGACACCAGAAGATGTCAACTGTGTTTTTGCACTGCGTCACCAAGCTTTGCCGGGCAGACGACTGCATCATGCTCATGCCAGTAAGTCATAAATCATAATCATAAATCTCAGCTTGtgactccctgtctgtctcctgaCCTCAATGAGGACTAAAACATGATGATGTTATTGGCAGATTTGTGGGCGACGGCGCAGGcgggatggagaggagagccATGATTCTCCACCAGCAGCATCTGGGAATGCTGTCATCACTGCTGGACCAATCATCACCAGGAGTGGTATTAACAGTCAACTGactcttaaaggaatagtttgacatttagaGAAACAAGCTTatttggtttctttcttctcttttactCTCGCCAACAAAGCAAAAGACTAGAAAAAGGTGAAAAGAGGTACAAAAGTGACAACATTTGCTTTCTGGGACTTGTTAACTAATTTGCCTTCGTTCAGAGAGTTAGAGATAtgagatggttagcttagcttagcataaagattggaaacaggggaaaacaaCCTTGTCAAATAAATCTCTTGCACAtaatctgtaaaaacacaatttgtcattttacactttggtttctGTTCAGGATTAAACAAACttgatataacatgttaattactGAATTTTAGAGGTGCCAGTagatagattttattttattggagACAACCAGGATAATTGTTTCCAGTCTCCAATCttaatgctaaactaagctaaccatctccaGGTTACAGCTCTCTTCTTATCATCTCAATCTTCCCATCTCAACCTCAGCAAGAAGGACAATAAGCggatttcacaaaatgtcataatattcctttaaatttaTAACAGTACATGCACTCAAAATGCCTCAAATTAACgctttttaattcattttgcaGATGAAACTCCAGCCAACAACTCCCAACTTGGTAAGCTCCCTTATGCAATGttacaaaacatgaaaaggtTTAAAATATCACCCGTGACTAATTCCTGGGATGGGTGTAAATACAGCAGATACCCATGGAAATTGATCATttaagacaacaaaaaaaaaaggttccacttctctctctgaaagaaaaacagtcgGGTCGTGTTAAGCCCACGTCAAAGAACGTGTCTGTTTCaagtttctgcttttcttcaccTTTTCCTTCCCCCAGCATCTGCTGAGCTCTCCCAGCCACTGAACCCGGTGACCAGCGCTCTGATCTCAGGCGTGGTCATCCTGGGTGGGGTAAGCGTGGGCTTCTTCCTGCTGTTGGTCCGACTCCTGCAGAAGTCCCGCCTCCCAACAACCACAACCTCAGGTGTTTGGAACCCcagttttaaatgaataaacatcCGCATATAATGATATACTACTGTTCTGACAGTACGAGcagaatgtgtgcatgtgttgggTGCACAGGGTTGACCgacaatgtatgtgtgtatgtgcgcttTCCTTACATTACACACATAATTAAATGGGTTTATTGTATTGCCTTAGGTGTTGTGTATTTATTGCCTTTAATACCTCATCATTCTTGTTATTCATTGTCAtctatttttcagtgtttacaaAAGCGCTACACTCATAACTTTGATGCAAATGGAAAAACATTCATCTTTAGAACTTGTAATAAAGGACTGCATCAGAAATATGAGTGTGTAgctttccctttctttctttctttgatacGAGCCAGCACCTCactaaaatctgtgttttctttagttCTCCACATTAGCTTTACAAACAGCcattgtattgtgttgtgttggtgAAAGTGGATCAATATGAAATATAGAATAACATAATATAAACCACAAAAGAGGAGTATaatttttggttttactgcTTGAAgcatttatatcattataaCTCTGTACAGTGttaaaatcaacaaataaatgtcaTGCATTCAAGGTCTACTTACTTACTTGTTGGGGAGCTTTGAAGATTTGACTGTCATACGATCAAAAGCCCTGGAGCCAGCGATTATAAGTCGACCTTgagttgattttgttttgtcagttgCTGTTTGGAAGGTCAACAATGAACTGTCAAGCTCACACATCAAGAGCAGAGCCGGATTCAGAGGCACAAACTTTTATAATTAACGTTTTATACACTTTAGTTTAGCTTATGTCATGTCACGTCACAATGTGTCTTTTTATGATAAACTGAAGAATCACTTGTTATGAGTTGAGAAAtgtcttcttgttcttgttctctAAACAAACCAACCATAGGATTATATGGAATATGCACGTTCACAATGCACAGCTCATAAAAATTTGATATCTTGGAGATTCATATGTAATACCTAATATCAACTAGTGTGTTTGTACAATCGGGAAGACTTTTTAATATCAGTAAACACAACCTTCTGTCTCCCCATGGCTGACTGCCTAATGACACATATTTGTACTGTGGGTAATAAATAATTCTTTAAATAGGTTTTGTGTCATTTCCTTCATTATTTATCTGACTATCATAAGTTAagtttacttcttcttctttacaaTTGGCACAGTTCTTTGAAAGCCTTCCAAATGTCATGGCCTCATGTGTGTCCAACCTCCAGGAAAATTAATCAAATACCAGGAGCTCATTTGACGACTGCCAGAATTAATCCTTCAGTTATTTGTCGTATTGATTTTCTCTTCCGATGACCTATATAAATGTTCGTCGGCGGCAGCTGCGTCTCACGTGTCTGACTCCGCGGCTGGTTTTGTGACCCACATGCCTCTGCTGCATTCACTGCTCTTTATCACTCTAATCCCTCATTTCAACAGCCATTTTGTGGTGTATTCAGCATCCACAATGACCACAGATAACTGAAATGAGAGGAATAAATGCTATCATCCGCCCTCTCAGTTTCCTATCCGCGATAATTGATTAAACCCTCCTCCTGAAATAGAAATTAGGCTGCGATTTGAAATTCAATTGATCTGAAATTCAGGCGAGACCAGACCAAAGAAATCTTAGACAACCTGAGGAATATTCAGTATaggagagtgtgtgcatgccagaggacagaaggactcTTCGCATGTTTATGTGCACACACGTCATGACCATAATAACGTGTCCTGTATTTGTGGTTTCATATGTTTGAAAAAACATCGACGGAGACGCCCATCCTCCACCTTGACCCCGATCAGAGCTTTCTCTTCCCAGGTAGCTCACCTGACAAGATCAGGTTTCCAACTGTCCTTCAATCATTTTCTCTCACTTAAACCTCAACAATGACCCAAAtcaaaaaaatgtggaaaatatatAAGAATTTCCACTTTGACTCACAACCATGAACACAAATATTCTTGCTTAACACTTTGCTAACAAGTGCTTTTCATACTTCAAAAATAAGAAATTCACAAGgctttaacacaaaaaaatgtcagacaaGCTGTCAGTCTGATAAGCGAGTTTATTGATAATACCTTGTCACAAAATTACGAGCATGAAAAGCTGCCGTATAAAAGCTCTTATGTGCCAATTAAGGGTCATCCAGGTCACATTAAACCACCAAACACCTTGGAAAATAACAGGTCCCATTTCCTCTATTATGTGTGAGGTCCCTAGTGAATAGAAACCATACATACTCTTACTTTATTAAGTTTCATATTAGTAGGCAAAGgcatttcacacacaaagtcacaaagcCTTATGGACATTGTTTAAGCATGTAACTTTGAAGGGGGCTGTGTTGGGTTTCATCATTTGCCTCCAGGAAAGGACCACAGCACCTCCACCACAAAAAGTGAATTGTTCACGCAAACTGAGGCAGCCCCACCAAAGTGGCATTGACCCTGTTTCCATCCAATCCTAAAACAGTGTTGTGACCACACGACGATCACGTTCAGCGTATATAAAACAGCCCACTGCTCTCTTAATCTAAACCAGCAAAGAGACTGAGGAGGTAAGATCCAGGCTTAGATACAAACAAAGTTTCCATGACTGACATCTATGGATTAAGCATCTAAAACTGGATTTTTATGGTTAAAATCGCCTCACTGGATTTACACATGTTTTCTTCTGCATTGTGATGGATTCATTAGGATTTTCTGTgtgacatctgtgtgtttgcatcagtTTTTTCACACAGGGCAGAGCAGTGAGATGGCTTTATTCAGCTTCCTCATCCTGACCTCCCTGTGTATTGCGGGCCGAGAGGCCCTCAGCATATCTGACTGCGGAGCGTACGCCAGACGACCAAGTAAGATGGCCGTGACCTTCACACCCACATTTTTGCTGTGGTTTGACGTGGTCATATTGATTTTAGCTCATATGTAAACCTTTGAGGAGTTCATATTGATTATACTTTACCTCGGGTGTTTAATTAGCAACTTGAGAAAGTGCGCaggtaaaaatgtgtttattgaagaaatatagatgtttttttatgttattaatGTCGCTTTTGTTtcatatatatgcacatatattaaagtgaatgaaaatcATATCAGAATCTTTCAATAACAACGTCCCCTTATCACCGTCAGCATACACCGATATTGCTGTGGTTTGTGGCACATCTTCTATTGACCTGGCAATTCAAATCTGTCCGGTTGTCTACACCGGATACAACACGAGCTTATTGATCCTCAACCACATCCGGGACAATTTGGACTGTCAGGGGACGCTGGATACTTCAGTGGCACCTCCTGTGGTGAGATTCAGCTTCCCCATCAGACAGGGAAACGCCTGTGGGAGTAACTTCTTGGTGAGTATTGCAAAGTGAAGTGTCCTGATGTAAAGTCATGAGGGGTGGTGATCATGGCACCTTTAGCTGAGGAGAGTTAGTGCAGATTTAGGAAACTGAAAGAGTGCCAGATaagaagaggaagggaaaaagAGAGTACTTTGggaagaaatgaaataattcagCCTGAAATTCATGAGGTCAATCagtctgttctctctttttctgaggAGAAACTTGCTCCACTTTCTTGCTGTGGTTTCATCACTGCTGCCCGCTCTGCCAGAGACATTGGCCgacatttatttttaaccattttttaaataatcatgtTTCCACTAAATTACTCCTCAGACCACGAGCGCGCCAGGGACGGGAATATTCTCAGACTTCTCCAACATCCAGACGGTCAACGTGAGCGGGGTGGTCCGATCATTTGACCCCACCATCGGGACGATCACCTACAACGCAGAGCTCAAGTATTACTATTCATGCGCTTATCCACTGGAGTATCTCATTAACAACACCCAGGTGGACGTGTAAGTTGTGATATGTGggttaaaaaatacattaacacttCTAGGATTTCACCTGCGTGCCAAGTGTGATCTCATTCCTCTCTTCCTCGTAGGTCttcctcctccattgctttgaaGGACAACAATGGGAGCTTCATCAGTACCCTCAGCATGGCCTTGTACAAGGTGCCACCTTATACCTTCCTCACCCACTGTACCCTCATTTCCGCCTGGTATCAATGTAAACTGTAACTCAAGACTGATCTTATATAAAAGcctatataatgtttttttgttttacctccTGTTCCTTTGCCAGGATATAAATTACACCACTCCCCTTGTCATACCACCTCTGGGCATCGAGCTGAGAACAAACATCTACGTACAGGTGGTTGCGTCTAACCTGACATCACAGTAAGAACCATTAACATTATATGACACCTGCAGCTTTTCCTTTGTCTGCTTTAAACCTGGGCTAGTATTTAATAAACTTCTAAGAATGACTCTTAAATAATATGGAAAAGACTGTAACTACGTATTTAAGTACAATTTGGggatacttttactttacttgagtatttccattttaggATACTTTACACTTGTGCTCCACTGCATTTCAAGGGACAATTACTTTAGTAGTATTTAACTACATTTATATGACTAGTTACTTTACAGAGAAAGATTTTAGCTTTAATTCAAAAGTATCTTTTACTTGTTAGAAATTTGATAACAGATTTTGGTTAATTCAGGTCCTGGATATCCTGCATGCATGAACGTCTAGATGTTTTCCAACTCTCCGAGTCTCCAACCCCATGACTGTGTCTTGATAGATTGTAAATTTGAGGATTCCACCTGTGACCTGGAGTCTCTGACTCGGTGCTGGGGACCTCATTCTTTCTCCACAGGTACTTTGTTCTCCTGGACCGGTGCTACGCCTCGGTGAACCCGCAGCCCTCCAACTCCACCTTCTTTAATCTGTTTGTCTCGTAAGTCACAAAAACACCTTAAAAAATTCTGTGAGCTACCTCCTAATTGCAGCTTGAATTTCTTCTGGTCCCTCAAGGATTGATAATGGGCTCAGCAGTCCAACTTCAACCTCTAAATTTAAACATCCACACATATTTTACAGGATTTCCTCTTTTCCAAAGTGCACCACAGCTACAATCCAAAGGGAGCCCTAGTCTTTATTTTGTCTCCCTGCCTTTCTCTAATCATTAATACACTACCTGTATGTATCCGTGTGATGTGCAAATGGGGCACTTGTGAGGTTCGCCTTTTATTGAAAGGTGCTCCATAGATCAGCTCACCACCATGCTGGAGAACGGGGACAGCCAAAAGGCCCGCTTCTACTTCTCGGCTTTCCGCTTCATCGAGCAGCAGAATCAGAGCATCTCCACCTACTACCTGCACTGCATCACCCGGCTCTGCGAGCGCAGCACCTGTAGCACCTTCAAGGTAGGAAGGCACCGCATGCATTTCGAGGAGAAATTAACAATTGTGGCCAGACCGTCATCAACTCACGTCTCTCCATCTGGTTGATCCACAGCAATgcaacaggaagaggaggagtgtggAGACTACAGTTGTCCAGGAGGGCGTCACTGAGCCGTCTGTGCTCACAGTGGCTATAAAGGCCAAGACAGATACTCGTATGTCCCcagtgtgtctttctttttaagCAAATGAGTGGTTTGCGAATGAGTCACACGAAATACCCACACACTAGCACGCAGTAGATTTAATAAAGCAACAGAAATCTTTGTCAGACATAATCAATTTAAGCCCATAGAGCAGGATGTATATCTATATAGAGAGACAACCATGAACATCACTAAGGCGGTTGTGAAGTTCatgattaaaggaatagtttctTGCTGAGTGTTAGGTGAGAAAATCGATACCACTCTTATGTCTGTATGTTAAACATGAAGCTTGCTTAGACGTGACAAAGCATGCCTCTATAAGATGGGctagaaatagagaaaaagaaTATAGAATACAGAATAAAGtagagaaaaaataatgtatacatacatattataCAAAAACATGTTGTCTGCTACATAACAAACATTGACTAAAATATAATACATGAATCACATCTATTATCCAAAAAGGAAACATCCAAAAACATTATCATGAAAACTACAAGATGGAAAACatagtaaataaaaacatagtCTGAGTCCTGCCTTCAATCCATATTTTTGATCCTGCAACAGTATTTTTGAACCATTTTATAACCGTCTCATCAtaattttctgacttttctcttctgcttttgctgttTCTATTTCACTATCTGtctataatttaatttattttccaaTACTTTGGATACAATCGCTCACATAATGAAATACTgactcttctgtctttcttgcaGCCATTCTCTCCAAAGAAGAGGGTAAGTATGTTATTGATTAACTTGACTGCTGTGAGACATCCACAAAGTTTTTACTAATTAGATTCCTccagaaatgaaaagcatttctTATCTGCAGCAAGTAATAATGTCTTCTGCTGTCTGTTGAAATGGAGCATCCCATAATGGTGTCACTCTCATTTGTGCACAGCGCTGTCTGGTGGCCAGTCTGATGGCAAGGGCGCGTCTGTCGGCCTGGGAATTGCTGTGGCTGTCCTCATTGTGATAGGGGTGGCAGCCATTTTGATGGCGGCATCTTTTTATcgaaaactgaagcagctaagCTAGCAGCAGCCCATGATGTTGATGAACGGAGGTCAGCACAGGCTAAATGAGTTTGACAGGGTGACATTCACATACTGGTGGAGGTGcataatgtatgtatgtaggaCTCTGCTGTACTGAATCAAACTATTGATTGGAGCACTTACGGTTTCATTCCAATCCTTCACAGACTGTTAGAAGATATGGAAGGTGAAGTCTGAATAATGCACCTATCACTGATGCACTGCATggtaaaaaggaaagaaagaaattcacTTGtcatcttaaaggaatagttcgacatttggggaaatacacttatttgctgtCTGGCACACAGCTCCCCATTAAATGGTGATTTCTTAAATTCAGCCTTGTTTTTTTAACGAAACAAAAAAGATGTAACGTGTCCATTAAGGGAGTTTTAAAGGAGCTGGTAGGTGACCTTTGCTACCTttggatagagccaggctagctgtttacCCCTCTTTCACAATGTCGAACTTTTCCTTTGACTTACGGCTAGGGTCAAAGCAAAAACTTATGGCAATAAACgtacatttttgtcattaacTTTAGTTTATTGTCAGTGAGTAAATATTCTTTGATTCAAGTACTCAGACTTCCTGTTTATTTGACAATAgtcaatgaataaaacatgacaaaaggGGACAATTTCTAATCGACTAGCAGCATAGATGATTTTGTGCGAGTCAGAGATGACATGTTGCATGCTATATGTTGTAACGCATGTGTAATTAATCGAATTCTAGATGCAACATTTTTGTGCCGTTACCTTGCGTCCTGTTGGTTACACTCACACTACGTGAATCCATTTTAAATGTAGTTACTTGTTTGCACAATTCACTTGTTTGAATGATGCATTCACGCCTGCATTATATCAGGGGAATTTACATAGTTTTATCACTTGTAATAATGTATAATCTACTCTGGCAGCTGTTCTGGGAAAGTTTGCATATTTCTGCAAAGTAGTTGATTGCTGTTGTATatatttgatgcattttttgaTGTAATGCATGCATTATTATTGCTATTAAAGCTTGCAAGATATGAAACAATAGGTTGTGTCTTCCAACAGCAGACACTCACCTCCCACCTGCATGCGGTGAACTACAATCCCATGTTAGAGTGCATTTCACAGTCCACATGAAACAATTCCTGACATAGGAGGAGGCTTTGGTTATCCTCAGTGCATTCTGGGAATTTAAAGGCAATGAAAAGGATTAATTCATCAAACTGAGTGTAAGTAGTGCAGACACTTCACGTTGTTCTATAACTGGAGGAATGTAGATTGTACAAAAAGTGGAGCTGTTCAATATGAATATCAGTAGTTCAGATTCCTTTCCAGTTCAGTTTGAGGTTTGATGTGCTTTGCTTTGGAGCCACAGAGGACAAAGGAAAGTTTGTGTTGAGGTTTATGCAATGATGTTTTTGTAATGATCCTCCACTAGAGGGTGTCTAATCACCattttttaaccctttttttaAAGGGTTGCACCACAGCTCAGGTTCAACTGTCCACAGTGTCATTGATCAATACATTTTGCGAACAGTTTAGCATGCAGAAATATCCAAAATACTTCCTGAGAATTGAAAAAATGTCACTGTCAATTTAAAAATCTTTGAGTCAATCAGGATTAGATTGGGTGCAGCAGAAGCTTGTTTCTCCTTAAACCAGCTGTCTGAGGGGCTGGAAAGTTCACAAGCTGCCTATATTTCCAGTTTATGTGGCCATGGGAGGGTGAGATCGAGGATTTTCTGAGTGACCCAGTGAAAAACGAGATGTCTTCTCCTGTACCATAAAAAGAACATGCAAAGCAATCTGTTGGCTTGACAAATGATCTAATTACAAGTTCCTGTATTGTTAAGTAGGCCATGACAAACTCCATGACAAGACGACCCACTTTGAAACGTGAAGGGGATAAATCAGCTGAGCTGGAAGCTAGCGCTCCATTAGGACTGCAGTAACTGTATGTTCAGGATAAATCCCCCTTTTATGAGTTCCctgtaatttaattaaacaCACAGGAATAAACGCATGCTCTGTAGCTCACTAATGGCGTGGACATTAACCTTTGGATCCAGCTGCTTTGCCCTCTATAATGTTAATAGCTATGAGGGAACGGGAGTGAGGAGCATCTAGAAATTTGTCGTGCACTTGCTGCTAGTGTTGCTCCTGACAGtgcatattttattgtttcttacCATATTCAAAGTCAGCTCATGTTGTGATGCGTCTTTGTAAGCAGCATCGTTGTACTGCTGCCATTAAGACTCTGTTTATTTCTGACTATCTGCAAGACATGAAATCTCTGTTAAAAGTTGCTCCTTTTCACTGGCCTTAACGTTTTGGTTGATTTTGTTCTCAGCTGAAAGAATAATTGCCCTGTCATTTCCATTCTAATTAATATGCATATGAGTCTGTCTGTAGGCTATGCATTAAGTTTAGTAGACAGCACAATCATGAAAAATTGATGGGCCAGTTGTAATTTAGGTCAGGCACATGAACATGAATACTCTAGGACTATGATAACTTtgaataaacactgactgagtCATGCTAATAGGATGATGTGATGTGCtaatgtggtaaaaaaaaaaaaaaaaaaaaaaaagagcgctGTGATGGGTTCAAGGTAGGTAAATGTGAAAAACTTCACAAAGGTAGGACTCGGCTCGACTGCTGAGCAGGCAAAGTCACGCTGGAAGGTCCAGATGTTCCATTAACCTTTTGTAATGAGACAGTGAAGCCGGGAAACTGTGGGCAAAGCGTAATGTCATGTTCACATCATATCCGAGGGAGCAGAAGAACGAACGGGACACCATTTCTGAgttgtttaaaggaatagttcaacagtTTGGGGAATACAATTACTTGGTTTCCAACAGAGTTATGAAGATGAGGAGATCGACACTACAGTCTCTCTAAAGGTCACTGATTAAGCAGTTGTGTCTCATTTGACCATTTCTTCAAAAGGCGCAGCACACAACCCCTTAAACATGTAAAATTAGTAAACATGTAAATTAGTGAGTTTCAAAGATTGTTGGAAAGAGCTAAGCTAGTTGTGTCCCCTTGTTTCCATTATACTAAGCTTAGCTAACCGTCTCTTGGCTTGATCCCATCTCTTAGAAATGATTATAGATCCTTGCTTTCctaattgtgttttgtttactaacataattgtgtttttctcacaaaCATAATTGCAACATGAATTATGTTCACAGACAGCGTTGTTTTCAGTAAATGAAACCATGTTTGTGTACCAGCGTGTACTCACATGAGGTGGATGGGCGGGGCAGATGGCACACAAAGTCCAGAGTCCAGAGCTCACGTttgtggttaagtttaggcaacaaatgaacacagaaaGTTTAAGGCTAAGGAAagatcattatttattttggggggaaaaCAAATTATGTCTGTATGaattgaaaaacagaaaacaaatgaaatacgaATGAAATACTAGCATAgaacattaattaacattatgttaatagaaaactTACTTCGGTCTCATTGTGTTTCCGTCTAattgtatttgctgttgcaaatgagttgtatataaatg
The Pempheris klunzingeri isolate RE-2024b chromosome 4, fPemKlu1.hap1, whole genome shotgun sequence genome window above contains:
- the zpld1b gene encoding zona pellucida-like domain-containing protein 1, which translates into the protein MTLGKPISSAEMTRMCFIFLLMSSAASVSTQFNGYNCDANYHSRFPGERDISVYCGVQTITLKINFCPVLFSGYTDADLALNGHHGDTQCRGFINNNTFPTAVLFSISLSTLEACGNSLVVSTAYGANAYGNMSLVQIGNVSGYIDTPDPPTIISYLPGLLYKFSCSYPLEYLVNNSQLASSSAAVSVKDSNGTFVSTLSMILYNDSMYNQPLSIPMAGLALKTRVFAAVKATNLDKRWNILMDYCYTTPSGNPNDELRYDLFFGCYKDSQTTVFENGNSQMGRFSFEVFRFVKHRHQKMSTVFLHCVTKLCRADDCIMLMPICGRRRRRDGEESHDSPPAASGNAVITAGPIITRSDETPANNSQLASAELSQPLNPVTSALISGVVILGGVSVGFFLLLVRLLQKSRLPTTTTSGVWNPSFK
- the LOC139200550 gene encoding zona pellucida-like domain-containing protein 1, translating into MALFSFLILTSLCIAGREALSISDCGAYARRPTYTDIAVVCGTSSIDLAIQICPVVYTGYNTSLLILNHIRDNLDCQGTLDTSVAPPVVRFSFPIRQGNACGSNFLTTSAPGTGIFSDFSNIQTVNVSGVVRSFDPTIGTITYNAELKYYYSCAYPLEYLINNTQVDVSSSSIALKDNNGSFISTLSMALYKDINYTTPLVIPPLGIELRTNIYVQVVASNLTSQYFVLLDRCYASVNPQPSNSTFFNLFVSCSIDQLTTMLENGDSQKARFYFSAFRFIEQQNQSISTYYLHCITRLCERSTCSTFKQCNRKRRSVETTVVQEGVTEPSVLTVAIKAKTDTPILSKEEALSGGQSDGKGASVGLGIAVAVLIVIGVAAILMAASFYRKLKQLS